The genomic stretch GGGCCTCGCTCACTCACCTTGCGTACCCAGTCGGGCATGACGTGGGTGCTGGGGGAGCGGTGGTGTGTGTTGATGACAatgacggtgatgatgatggACGCGATGACAAACACCATGGTGAACAGCATGTATTTCCCAATCAAGGGCACAGCACTGGAGGTGGAGGGGATCAGCTCCACGATGACCAGGAGGAACACGGTTAAGGACAGCAGGACCGAGATGCTCAGAGTCATCTTCTCTCCTGGACAAGATGAAGAAGAAATTCGACCGCTCATGTGTTAGGGGCTGAGTTGCCGTACCCTTCCACTTTATACATGGAAGCCCTACGCCTCAGCACCTCCATGACTGTTTGGAGATGAGGCCTTGAGAGAGGTAATTAAGTCAAAATTAGTTGATTAGGGAGGGCCCTCATCCTGTATGACTGCTGTCCTGATGGGAAGAGGAGATTGGGACAGAGACAACAACAGAGAGGAGAGACCAGGGGAAGACTGGGGAGAAGATAGCcacctgcaagccaaggagagaggcctcagaggaaaccaaacctactgacaccttgacctccagaactatgtGGAAATAAGTTcctcttgtttaagccacccagtccggGGTACTCTGTTACGGCAGCCCTGGCCAGCTCATATACCACAAAACCCAAGGCTGAGAGCAATGGACCCTCATGTTGCCAGGGCAATTTCTTGGGCAGAATTTGGTCTTATGAGACCTTAGGCACCTTAGCTCTGCTGACAGTGGCAGGCGGCAGGCATTTCCATGACAGGCCGCTGAGGCAACCAGTGGGTGCTTGACCTCACATCCCAGAATCCTGTGGCTTGGTGGAATTCAGGGAACCAAGTACACCTCGCTGTGTGACAAGCTAGACTCCGGGTGGCAGTTTTCTGTCTGTAGCAGAATGTCATAAGCCTTCCAAAACAGAACCTGACCTGCTTGTTACCCAGCAGACGGATGGGCAACCCCAGAAGTACACGTGTATTGTCCTTGCTATGGGAGGAAGCTGCAGGACCAAAGCCAAGAAAAGTTCAAAACCAAGGAACTACTTTTTCACATTCATCTAagagaataattttgtttttttctttttccgtCTTTCACATTAAGACGGTGACGGTGATTTCCTTGCCCCAACCTCTTTTCACCAAGCCCTATAATTTCAGGATGAATAATTCCCTGTTAAGTCCTGGTATGGCAAGCGAGAGAGGGGCTGAATGGCACTGGGATCTTTTTGGGGGGACGGACCACCTGAGAAGCAGTTAGACAGCCTTTGGAAGGGACTATCTTTGACCTGGTCTTGCTGTTTGTTTTGGGAAACCCTTGTGTTGCTCTGTTCTCCTCCCATACCTGATGCTTCCAGATGCTGCGAATATCTATGGGATACAGAGTGGAAGTACAGAAGAAACGATCAATTCTACCTAGTTAGGAGAAGTCTACCTAGTGGGGAGGAGAGTcttcaaaagtgaaaaagaatacttggggcacctgggtggctcagtcattaagcatctgcctttggctcaggtcatgatcccagggtcctcggattgagccccacatcaggctccctgctccacgaggagcctgcttctccctctcccactccccctgcttctgttccctctctcactgtgtctttctgtcaaataaagtaataaaatcttttaaaaaaatgaaagtggaaaagAGGACAGAGTTATAAATACGAGCTACTGATCAAGTTACATCAAGTTTCTCGATTGATaataagagctaacatttatCAAGCATTCTTACTGTTCTAAATGCTCTTCAAGCACAAACCATTTCACACTTACAGAAACTCTGATTCACTTCCATATTGCCCTGACTGGCATTTTCTCTCTTCACTTTAAGAAGCTTCATTTGAttagaaagttgaaaaaaaattgtatttgtaatcatttgtttaaaaacacagtcataggggcgcctggatggctcagtgggttgaagcctctgccttcggctcgggtcatgatccaagggtcctgggatcgagccccgaatcgggctctctgcttggcagggaccctgcttcctcctctctctctgcctcctctctgcctacctgtgatctccatctgtcaaataaatcaataaaaatcttaaaaaaaaaacaaaacaaaaacccacagtCCTAAGTACAACGTGGACCCTGTGGggcaaatctatttttttttttttaagatttcatttaatttttttttttttaagtaatctcaacactCAGTGttgggcttgaacttacaaccccgagatcaggagttgcatgctttcctgactgagccagctgggtgccccttgTGGGCCACATTCTGCCTTATTCTCTACTGTGGCCTTGATGAGTGACAGTTGTTCAGTATGTGGAATGAGCAAGTGCATATGAATCCTTTTTTGTCCTTGTTGGAAAGTTAACTtagacttgtgtgtgtgtgtgtgttcttttatcattttgataCAATTTTACCGGTCATAAGTTTGAGGACTATCTGTACCACCTTTTCCCCTACTTGCTTGTCCTAAATCGTTTATGAGCAGTGACTTCAAGCAGGCACTCGTGTacccttttccccttttctgcGGATGGTTGGTATTTGGTGAAATTATGTCACAGGTGTGATTACCCAGTAGGAGGTAAGGAAGCTGTCCAGGCTGATATGTGAGAAAGAATTGCTACTTGGGAAGCATGGTCTTGTGTATAGAGATGCTGCCATCTGGAAAACGGGAATGCCAAAGCTATTTTCTAGTGGCAAGCAGTGAGGAAAAGACGCAGGACTTGGATTAATCAGTATATAGTCTGCGGCTTCATAGGGGACGTGACATGAGGGGTGTCTGTGACCCAGGCCTTACCCAGCACATTCCTGGGCACACACTAGGTTTTCCGGCAAGGAGGCACTGGTGGTCATTCACATTAACCAGACTGAGCTGTGCACGTGCGCCTCCGGGGTCATGTTCAACTCTGCCTGCCCTGTGGTCTGCGCCAGCCGAGAGAGCTCTAGCCACGGGCACTCACCACTGAACAGGGAGACTCCGTAAATGCGTCCTCCCAGGGATGGTGCTTTGGGCGTGTCTGCCTGTATTTGTTTACTGGCCCATGATTATTCCTGGTTTCCCCCCACAGAGCAGCACGAGATCTGCCCGCGGCAGCAGCGGCAGccacagccctggagcccacctgAGTCTGTGGGCAGGTAGAACACCAGGCCGGTTAAGAAGGAGAAGAGCAGGCAGGGAATGATGACGTTGACGATGAAGTAGAGGGGCAGGCGCTGCATGACAAAGTGGTAGGTGATGTCCAGgtagggggtggaggggcagcaggcgtagaacacccagtgcttccAGCCCCGGGACTCCTTGATCACCCACTCTCCACTTTCCATGAAGTTGCTTAGGTCCGGTTGGTCGCTTTCCtgagaagataaaatgaaactGTGAAACCCCAGCTGTGTCCCCGTGGAGGAGAGGGGGGTTTCACACTCGGCTGTAATAAAACATCAGAttccagggctgttgggactggaATGGAACCCAAAAGGTCACTTCCGATGGGGTCTTAGATCCTCTCCTATAAAGTAAGGGGGGGCGGGGCTGAATCACTGGGGTCCTCCGTGTTGACCACACCTTCAAGTCACTTGGAAAGTTGACAACATATGGGTGCCGTAGTCCCACCCCAGACTGATGAAGTCAACATTCCTGGGACCAAGCCAATTTATGTAAGAACCAGATGGTTCTCATGTGTTCTCAATTGAGAACTGGTGAATTCGATGGCCCCCAAAGGTCTAACTGGTGGTGAGAGTCGGGACTCTGGAGGGCCAGAGCTGGACACCTGGACGGTGCTCCTCCTGCGTCCAGCCCCGTCCGTCCCTCGAGGGCGGCGCCTACCGGGTTGATGGCCACCACCGAGCCGTCGTACGTCCAGGTGCCCAGCTTCATGCTGCAGTTCTGTTCATCAAAGGGAAAGTGGGTGACGATGATCTCACAGTAGCTTTTGAAGATGGCCGGGGGTGTCCATGTGATGTGGCCAGTGTAGTCCAGGAGCACTTTGGTGAACTTGACAATGGCAAAGTCGCCATCTGCACTGCAAGCGGAATCAAAGAGGAGCGTGACTCCAAGTGACGGATGAGCCTTCGTTTGTGCTCGGGGATGTTAGCGGGAGACAGCTGTTAATTATTCAGGTGCTAATTATAGATGCTTTCATTCGGGCAGTGTCACTCTTTATTCATGGCAACGTTTCCCAAATTTGTCTGGTAATCGCTGGGGTGcttgtttaaaatacagatttctgagCACCATCTAAGCACTAAATCAGAATATCTGGGGAAGAACCTAGGAATCTAGAGCtttaaagaaataacaggtgACACTATATACCAGATGTTTTCTTCCCAGTCCTCAGTAACATTTGTAATGTTAATCTCCATCTATCCCTTCCCCAGTGTTCTTTGGAAgttaactggagaaaaaaaaaaataggaattttaaacaaaaacatgtcCAGTGGCTCATTATGGTGGTAAACAGGTTAAAGAAgggctctgttttcttttgcacAAGTATCTAGGACTCAGTAGGGTAGAGTCGCAAACTCAGATGCCTCTAGGCCCAGGCAGGtgaggaaggggtgaggggtgaggaGAGAGCCTTCTCTCCTCTGAGGAAGGTGCCACTCGGCCGTTGAGTCTGCTTGTGAGGGAAGGCGTGATGCTCACAGATACTGGGATTCTTCCTTGGGACCTGGAGATCTAGAATTTTTTAATCCAAAGTTTCCATGCTTTTGAATAAGGGATTTTTCTAGAGAGACTAGAACTCCAAAGTTTAATGTGATATTGTTCAATTTTCAAATGTTGGCACTAATTTCTCATCTAAAAAAATCCACCaaggtagaggggtgcctgggtggctccgttggttaagcatctgccttcagctcaggtcctcatcccagggtcctgggatggagcccttcgtCTCACCCCTCTAaccctccctgcccttctccctctgcccctccgcttgtgctgtctgcctgtctgtctgtctctctctctctctcaaatacataaataaaatctttttaaaaaaataataaataatccacAGTGGTAAGTAATGAAAAATAACGAGCCACTTCTGCAGGCCTTATTCAGTGGGCTTGACCCCAGACAGCTCGTGTTGTGGGGCCCCCGGCAAAGGTATTAGAATAGGTGTTGAACAGGGGACGCAGGGCCTATATTGGTGCCTCACTTCATAAATCAAGAGATTTTCTTCCCACTGGCTTTTTCCTGGGGTGAAGGTGAGGCTCTCTCCAGGAAACTGCAGTTCGGGACCTTCCCAAAAGGGCCCCAAAGAGCAGAGGGCCACAGGATCACCCAGATCTGTCTCCATAAGCAAGTCAAACAAGGTTCTCTCCCCCGCAGGTGTTCCCGAGCAAGCTTATCAAGAGGACCCGAGGTCTTTAATCGCTTCTCTTAGATTCTTACTGAAAGAGAAACTTCCTAACAGCCCAGGCACTCTGCTCTATCCGCGTATTTGTCCAAGAGGGTTACACAAACAATTGGCTAATCCGGCTCGAGCTTGGATCTCAGGTTGTCACTGGGAAATCTGTAGTAGAAAATCAAAGTGGGAGGGTCGGCCGTAAGGGGGGTGTCATTTCCGTTCACAAGGCCTTGCCGACCTCCCCGGTGGTCAACGCTCGAGAAGGCGCAGCCCGCTTGCCCAGCCCCTCGCTGTAGACCGCCAGCCTGTAAGCCCTCCAGGCCGCTGGCGGATGCGCCTGCCTGGGAAGGACGCTCTTTGAAATGAGCATTCCCTGACAAATGAAGGGCGTATGATAATGAACCTGTCATTAAAGCAGAGTGTCTCGCATCACATTATAATTTCACAATGTGCAGTCTGTCACGGAGCCCAGTGGATGGACGACGCCGGCCTCCCGGCCATGGGCAGCACGCGATGTCTCGGGCTGCCGTGGGGATGTGACGGATAGCCACCCCCGGAGGTTCAGACCTCTCGGGAGGACGGACATGGGATTCCGAGGAACTCGATTATATGAATTTGGGTTCCTTGGATAGTTGCCACACACCCTTCAGGAGCGCTCAGGAATTAaatgtcccccaccccacagccccgATTCAATTTGGCTCTGATAATTGTTTCTGCTCATAACATGAGACACCATATGGCACCCCGAGCATGTCAACTTGGCTCTTGGTTTTTCAGGGTTATTTAATGGGAACAGTGGTGAGAGGCAGCCCTTCCGAGAGGGCCCTTGGgctccccctacccccagaaTGTCCCCCGCCCCAGCCGGTTTCGCTTACTTGTTATAGAGCACGAGGTCTGGGCGCCAGATCTTTTCCGAGggaatgtggatttttttcacgCCGCCATAGTCGTCCGGATTCCATTTCAGATTGTAATCCACCCATTGCTAGAAAAGAAGACGTTTCACTAATAAGAAGAgctaaaaacattgttttaaaaatctgaggtTATCAAGAGGCatctgtctgggtggctcagccagtgaagcagctgcctcttgatctcagctcaggtcatgatctcagggttgtgggatcgagccctgagccGGCACAGAATCTGCGGGAGACTTccttcttgctctgcccctcctccctgccctctctctctctctctctctaagctcaagaaataaaatcttcataaataaataaataaagttatcaAGAGTCCTGATGGTATGATAGTTCAGATATTGACCAAAACTGTGCTCCAGTAACAAAAGTTTGATTCAGAATTCAGCTTCCACTTTAGTAAATGATAACAGCAAACACTCTATAGCATTGCTCCCCCCCCACCATGCAGGCACTGTTGAgagcattttacatatattcatGATGTAGTCTTCACAACAATCCTGTGAGGGAAGAGTGACTAttgaccccattttacagaaaagaaaa from Neovison vison isolate M4711 chromosome 3, ASM_NN_V1, whole genome shotgun sequence encodes the following:
- the CHRNA1 gene encoding acetylcholine receptor subunit alpha; protein product: MEPRPLLLLLGLCSAGLVLGSEHETRLVAKLFEDYNSVVRPVEDHRQAVEVTVGLQLIQLINVDEVNQIVTTNVRLKQQWVDYNLKWNPDDYGGVKKIHIPSEKIWRPDLVLYNNADGDFAIVKFTKVLLDYTGHITWTPPAIFKSYCEIIVTHFPFDEQNCSMKLGTWTYDGSVVAINPESDQPDLSNFMESGEWVIKESRGWKHWVFYACCPSTPYLDITYHFVMQRLPLYFIVNVIIPCLLFSFLTGLVFYLPTDSGEKMTLSISVLLSLTVFLLVIVELIPSTSSAVPLIGKYMLFTMVFVIASIIITVIVINTHHRSPSTHVMPDWVRKVFIDTIPNIMFFSTMKRPSREKQNKKIFTEDIDISDISGKPGPPPMGFHSPLIKHPEVKSAIEGVKYIAETMKSDQESNNAAEEWKYVAMVMDHILLVVFMLVCIIGTLAVFAGRLIELNQQG